In Candidatus Hydrogenedentota bacterium, a genomic segment contains:
- the metG gene encoding methionine--tRNA ligase produces MSSEKKFQRTLVTSALPYANGHIHLGHIAGAYLPADVYVRYLRLRGEAVLYVGGSDEYGVPITLTALKEGITSQEVIDRYHHANKIAFERLGISYDIYGRTSWDLHADTTQRFFTKLFEEGYIHQEDIELWYSEQSDRFLPDRYVRGTCPKCGYEDANGDECESCGAQYPPQDLVAPRANIPGDNSTPILKNSRHWFLDLPKFQGQLKDWLDTHPEWRANVKGIANGWVGDLRSRCITRDTDWGVPIPLDVPEAQGKKIYVWFDAPIGYVSNTRQWGIDTYGDPDAWEGWWKQPDTRLLHFIGKDNIPFHAVIFPAMLIGQGDYIMADNVVGNEYLNIFNRQTGKSEKGSKSRGNMISVKWAVEQFDPDVLRYYLCANAPESKDADFDWDDFMTRYNGELCDVVGNFVHRCLTMTVKNFDGHIPHPGALDADDQAMLDAIPEGIDAIAESLEGFRFRQALERFIDLGRKANVYFDGKAPWTTRKTDMERTGTTLYVCCQIVHALCHAMAPFMPGGAKKLAGILNITIPEGGPSGGEDVWILGKAPIAAGLPLNNPEVLFPKLDKDAIAALAELHLNGEAF; encoded by the coding sequence ATGTCTTCCGAAAAGAAATTCCAGCGCACCCTCGTCACCAGCGCGCTTCCCTATGCCAATGGCCACATCCATCTGGGCCACATCGCCGGCGCCTATCTCCCCGCCGATGTCTACGTCCGCTACCTTCGCCTGCGCGGCGAGGCTGTCCTCTATGTTGGCGGTTCGGACGAGTATGGCGTGCCGATCACGCTCACGGCCCTGAAGGAGGGCATCACCTCCCAGGAAGTCATCGACCGCTACCACCACGCCAACAAAATCGCTTTCGAGCGCCTCGGCATCTCCTACGACATTTATGGCCGCACCTCCTGGGATCTCCACGCCGACACCACCCAGCGCTTCTTCACCAAGCTCTTTGAAGAGGGCTATATCCACCAGGAAGACATCGAACTGTGGTACTCCGAACAGTCCGACCGCTTCCTGCCCGACCGCTACGTGCGCGGCACCTGCCCGAAGTGTGGCTATGAAGACGCCAACGGCGACGAATGTGAAAGTTGTGGCGCCCAGTACCCTCCTCAGGATCTCGTCGCGCCCCGGGCCAATATTCCGGGCGACAACTCCACGCCCATTTTGAAGAATTCGCGCCACTGGTTTCTCGACCTGCCCAAGTTCCAGGGCCAGCTCAAGGACTGGCTCGACACCCACCCCGAATGGCGCGCCAATGTAAAGGGCATCGCCAATGGCTGGGTCGGCGATCTCCGCTCACGCTGCATTACCCGCGACACGGATTGGGGCGTGCCGATCCCCCTCGATGTGCCCGAGGCCCAGGGCAAGAAAATCTACGTCTGGTTTGACGCCCCCATCGGCTACGTTTCCAACACGCGCCAATGGGGCATCGACACCTACGGCGATCCGGATGCCTGGGAGGGCTGGTGGAAACAGCCCGACACGCGCCTGCTCCACTTCATCGGCAAAGACAACATCCCCTTTCATGCCGTGATCTTTCCCGCCATGCTCATTGGCCAGGGCGATTACATCATGGCCGACAACGTGGTGGGTAATGAATACCTGAACATCTTCAACCGCCAGACGGGCAAGTCGGAAAAGGGCTCCAAGTCGCGGGGCAACATGATCTCCGTGAAGTGGGCCGTGGAGCAATTCGATCCCGACGTCCTGCGCTATTACCTCTGCGCCAACGCCCCGGAATCGAAAGATGCCGACTTCGACTGGGACGATTTCATGACGCGCTACAATGGCGAGCTCTGCGACGTGGTCGGCAACTTCGTACACCGCTGCCTCACCATGACCGTGAAAAACTTCGACGGACACATCCCCCATCCCGGCGCGCTGGATGCCGACGATCAGGCCATGCTCGACGCGATTCCCGAGGGGATCGACGCCATCGCCGAATCCCTCGAAGGCTTCCGATTCCGTCAGGCCCTGGAGCGCTTCATCGATCTCGGCCGCAAGGCCAACGTCTACTTCGACGGCAAAGCTCCCTGGACCACCCGCAAGACCGACATGGAGCGCACCGGCACGACGCTTTACGTCTGCTGTCAGATCGTCCATGCCCTGTGCCACGCCATGGCCCCCTTCATGCCCGGCGGCGCGAAGAAACTTGCCGGCATCCTGAACATTACGATACCCGAAGGCGGCCCCAGCGGCGGCGAAGACGTGTGGATCCTCGGCAAAGCCCCCATCGCCGCCGGACTGCCCTTGAATAATCCCGAAGTCCTCTTCCCCAAGCTCGACAAAGACGCCATCGCCGCCCTGGCCGAGTTGCATTTGAACGGGGAAGCGTTCTAA